One stretch of Chitinophaga pendula DNA includes these proteins:
- the porM gene encoding type IX secretion system motor protein PorM/GldM — protein MALPKDPRQKMINFMYLVLTAMLALNVSAEILNAFNIVNNSINTSNNSLTDKNNLTYAQFEKQMANDAAKVAPLKAKAQEVKKLSADMFTRIEALKEQIINEAGGRDEHGEIKSKDNLDAATRVMENQKKGPELEEALKALRAKLLTFVTPAKKAEFDRTLPLRIEVGKASGEDVKAKTWTTYHFNMVPAIAAVTILGKFQNDIKNSESLIIDDLFRQIDANDYKFDRLRPFISLNSKNLMEGQTLTAQIAVGAYSTTANPTIVVNGQSIPVTEGLGTYTIPVSGIGEKAINGTITLRKPNGEAESFSFNEAYNVGASTTSISADKMNVLYIGLQNPISISAAGVPAESVSASISGGSISKSGAGTYVVTVSNPGKATINVVANVDGKSKSLGTKEFRVKLIPDPVLKVGVNKSGVMKAADFKVQGGLRADLENFEFEGVKYDVIGYRVGIDAKGRDYVEGDANSAYWPASAAAAIRSVRPGDQVYFDNVKVKGPDGIVRNMGNTSFKLN, from the coding sequence ATGGCACTACCAAAGGATCCCAGGCAGAAGATGATCAATTTCATGTACCTGGTGCTGACCGCCATGCTGGCATTGAACGTCTCTGCTGAAATATTAAATGCATTTAATATCGTAAACAACTCTATCAATACATCCAACAACTCGCTGACTGATAAGAACAACCTGACTTACGCGCAGTTCGAAAAGCAGATGGCCAACGACGCCGCGAAAGTAGCCCCGCTCAAAGCAAAGGCACAGGAAGTGAAAAAACTCTCCGCCGATATGTTTACCCGTATCGAAGCGCTGAAAGAGCAGATCATCAACGAAGCTGGAGGACGCGATGAACATGGCGAGATCAAGAGTAAAGACAATCTCGACGCTGCTACCCGCGTGATGGAAAATCAAAAGAAAGGCCCGGAACTCGAAGAAGCACTGAAAGCACTGCGTGCTAAATTGCTCACCTTCGTAACGCCTGCTAAAAAAGCCGAATTCGACCGCACTTTACCGCTGCGTATTGAAGTAGGTAAAGCCAGTGGCGAAGATGTAAAGGCTAAAACCTGGACCACCTATCACTTCAACATGGTGCCTGCTATCGCTGCCGTTACCATCCTGGGTAAATTCCAGAACGATATCAAAAACTCAGAATCACTGATCATAGATGACCTGTTCCGCCAGATCGATGCAAACGACTACAAGTTTGACAGGCTGCGTCCGTTCATCTCCCTGAACTCTAAAAACCTGATGGAAGGCCAGACCCTCACTGCCCAGATCGCAGTAGGTGCCTACAGCACTACCGCTAATCCGACCATCGTGGTAAATGGCCAGTCAATACCTGTAACCGAAGGTCTTGGTACTTATACCATCCCCGTTTCCGGTATCGGTGAGAAAGCCATCAATGGTACTATTACTTTGAGAAAACCAAATGGGGAAGCCGAATCCTTCTCCTTCAATGAAGCCTACAATGTAGGTGCTTCTACTACCTCTATCTCTGCAGACAAGATGAACGTACTGTACATCGGCTTGCAGAATCCTATATCTATATCTGCGGCCGGCGTGCCTGCAGAAAGCGTATCTGCTTCCATCTCCGGTGGTAGCATCAGTAAAAGCGGTGCCGGTACCTATGTGGTTACCGTAAGCAACCCAGGTAAAGCTACTATCAACGTAGTAGCCAATGTAGATGGTAAATCAAAAAGCCTCGGTACCAAAGAATTCCGCGTGAAACTGATACCAGATCCCGTACTCAAAGTAGGTGTGAACAAAAGTGGTGTGATGAAAGCAGCCGATTTTAAAGTACAAGGTGGCTTAAGAGCTGACCTCGAGAACTTCGAGTTCGAAGGTGTTAAGTACGACGTAATAGGCTACCGTGTTGGTATCGATGCTAAAGGCCGTGATTATGTGGAAGGAGATGCTAACTCTGCTTACTGGCCTGCGTCAGCAGCAGCAGCTATCCGCTCCGTACGCCCCGGCGACCAGGTATACTTTGATAACGTAAAAGTAAAAGGTCCCGACGGTATTGTACGAAACATGGGTAATACTTCGTTTAAATTAAACTAA
- the porN gene encoding type IX secretion system ring protein PorN/GldN, whose protein sequence is MRAVILNRMGWCILLLALLATEASAQRRGGTTRRRTATSESNTTENSTQQAPNTVVNPATGNAVTTPPPPAQQSLRADGVGTPVTVTDTPRKSLRIDGVTEKNLIRERIPIAYDHIREDDKFWEKRIWQIIDIREKMNLPFQYNVEDENGINQLFINILLQSIKNNEVQAFSPIDDRFTTPMPYSEVLGKISGEERTVRSIDPVTGEEKMVTTRDDFDPRTIVQYKVKEVWVFDKEASALKVRILGIAPMVSRMNEDGSLRASIPLFWVYYPDLRPVLAKFDVYNQNNDAASMSWEDLFEMRFFSSFVIKENNTYNREIKDYIKDGVMRLLEGQSIKDRIFNKEQDLWQY, encoded by the coding sequence ATGCGAGCAGTAATATTGAATAGAATGGGTTGGTGCATATTGTTGCTGGCGTTACTGGCAACGGAAGCTTCGGCACAGCGCCGCGGTGGTACTACCCGCCGCCGGACAGCGACCTCCGAAAGTAACACAACCGAAAACAGTACCCAACAAGCCCCCAACACAGTGGTAAACCCAGCTACCGGCAACGCCGTTACCACTCCCCCGCCTCCTGCACAGCAGTCGCTGAGAGCCGATGGCGTAGGAACACCGGTAACCGTAACCGATACGCCGCGTAAATCACTGCGTATAGATGGTGTAACCGAAAAGAACCTGATCCGTGAGCGTATACCTATCGCTTACGATCACATCCGTGAGGATGACAAATTCTGGGAGAAACGTATCTGGCAGATCATCGATATCCGCGAGAAAATGAACCTCCCCTTCCAATACAACGTGGAAGATGAAAACGGTATCAACCAGCTGTTCATCAATATCCTGCTCCAGTCTATCAAAAACAACGAAGTACAAGCCTTCAGTCCCATCGACGACCGCTTTACCACCCCTATGCCTTATAGCGAGGTACTCGGCAAAATAAGTGGTGAAGAACGCACCGTGAGAAGCATCGACCCGGTGACTGGCGAAGAGAAAATGGTAACTACCCGCGACGACTTCGACCCGCGTACCATTGTACAGTATAAAGTAAAAGAAGTATGGGTCTTCGATAAAGAAGCCTCTGCACTCAAAGTACGTATACTGGGCATCGCGCCAATGGTATCCCGTATGAACGAAGATGGATCGCTCAGAGCTTCCATCCCACTGTTCTGGGTGTACTACCCCGACCTGCGCCCGGTACTGGCTAAATTCGATGTGTATAATCAGAACAACGACGCTGCCAGCATGAGCTGGGAAGACCTGTTCGAAATGCGCTTCTTCTCCAGTTTCGTGATCAAGGAAAACAATACCTACAATCGCGAGATCAAAGACTACATCAAAGATGGTGTAATGAGGCTGTTGGAAGGTCAGTCTATTAAAGACAGGATCTTTAATAAAGAACAGGATCTCTGGCAATACTAA
- a CDS encoding DinB family protein, which yields MPAVFETTALLNELQGDVRALRDTADQTLRNTAPNLLLKAPGVGRWNAVQCLEHLNSYGRFYLPALERTIAKGEQQQRAPQPAFKSSRLGDYFTNMMLPRNDGSVSVKMQAPKEHRPGAGLDTAAVIDTFVSQQEALHALLGRAAGVNLQQLKVPTSLTRLLRLPLGDTFRFLVAHEQRHMLQAHNALVVQLITLRGF from the coding sequence ATGCCAGCTGTATTTGAAACGACCGCTTTACTCAATGAACTGCAGGGAGACGTACGTGCATTGCGCGATACTGCCGACCAGACCTTACGTAATACCGCTCCCAACCTGCTACTAAAAGCACCGGGTGTAGGCCGCTGGAATGCCGTACAATGCCTGGAGCACCTCAACAGCTATGGCCGCTTTTACCTGCCAGCACTCGAACGTACCATTGCCAAAGGAGAACAGCAGCAGCGTGCCCCTCAGCCTGCTTTTAAAAGCAGCCGCCTGGGAGATTATTTCACCAATATGATGTTGCCCCGCAATGACGGAAGTGTAAGCGTGAAGATGCAGGCGCCGAAGGAACATCGTCCGGGTGCAGGCCTGGATACGGCAGCCGTAATAGATACGTTTGTAAGTCAGCAGGAGGCGCTGCATGCCTTGCTCGGAAGAGCGGCAGGCGTCAACCTGCAGCAGCTGAAAGTACCTACCAGCCTGACCCGTCTGCTAAGGCTGCCCCTGGGAGACACGTTCCGTTTCCTGGTGGCGCACGAACAGCGTCATATGTTGCAGGCACACAATGCGCTGGTCGTACAACTGATCACTTTGCGCGGATTCTGA
- the uvrC gene encoding excinuclease ABC subunit UvrC, with the protein MTAAEFQQISHTIPVQAGIYKYYGEDNTLLYVGKAKSLRKRVSSYFVKNHDNYKTRKLVQSIHHIEFTIVDSEQDAFLLENSLIKQFQPKFNINLKDDKTYPYIVIKHENFPRVFLTRNLIKDGSEYLGPFTSVGRVRELLEMIRYNIPLRTCNLALTPQNIQKGKFKVCLEYHLGNCKGPCEGLETEENYREGLQQVRNILRGNLSPVLSVFRTQMQEYAMNMEFEKAEIMRKKIESLDAYQARSTIVNTKVGNVDVFSILTDGNEAYVNYLRVLNGTIADTKTVTLEKKLEESDEEVLLYAIAYLRDAFSSLAREIIVPMPLEYPSETILLTVPKGGDKKKLLDLSEKNVNYFKEELRRKKILHLEGKSDMEKKQVLYQLQADLELQELPVHIECFDNSNFQGAYPVSACVVFKDGVASKKDYRHFNIKTVEGINDFASMKEVVYRRYNRLLAEQQPLPQLVIIDGGKGQLGAALESIRELNLIGSMTVVGLAKNEEEIFYPGDKDSLKLPYNSESLKLIRRIRDEVHRFGITFHRQKRSKGTFKNELEGIKGIGEQTATQLLKTFRSVSKIKLLTEDDLSKEIGAAKAKLVWSYFHPPVAGHSNSPAASQEEGNAPS; encoded by the coding sequence ATGACCGCAGCCGAATTTCAACAGATATCACACACCATCCCCGTCCAGGCGGGCATATACAAGTACTACGGAGAGGATAATACCCTGCTGTACGTAGGCAAAGCCAAAAGTCTGCGCAAACGGGTCAGCTCTTACTTCGTCAAGAACCATGATAACTACAAGACCCGGAAACTGGTCCAAAGCATCCACCATATCGAGTTCACCATCGTGGATTCCGAACAGGATGCTTTCCTGCTGGAAAACTCACTGATCAAACAATTCCAGCCCAAATTCAATATCAACCTGAAGGACGATAAAACGTACCCGTATATCGTCATCAAACACGAAAATTTTCCGCGCGTCTTCCTGACCCGCAACCTCATCAAAGATGGCTCCGAATACCTGGGCCCCTTCACCTCCGTAGGCCGCGTACGCGAACTGCTGGAGATGATCCGTTACAACATCCCGCTGCGCACCTGCAACCTGGCACTAACGCCGCAGAACATACAGAAAGGGAAGTTCAAAGTATGCCTCGAATATCACCTGGGTAACTGCAAAGGCCCCTGCGAAGGGCTGGAGACAGAAGAAAACTACCGGGAAGGACTACAGCAAGTACGCAATATCCTGCGGGGCAACCTCTCACCGGTACTATCCGTATTCCGTACCCAGATGCAGGAATATGCCATGAACATGGAATTTGAGAAGGCAGAGATCATGCGTAAGAAGATCGAAAGCCTGGATGCCTACCAGGCCCGTTCTACTATCGTCAATACCAAAGTAGGCAACGTCGATGTATTCTCCATCCTGACAGATGGCAATGAAGCCTATGTGAACTACCTGCGTGTACTCAATGGCACCATTGCCGATACCAAGACCGTCACGCTGGAGAAAAAGCTGGAAGAATCAGACGAAGAGGTGTTATTGTACGCCATCGCCTACCTACGTGACGCCTTCAGCAGCCTGGCCCGGGAAATCATCGTACCCATGCCGCTGGAATATCCCAGCGAAACCATCCTGCTGACAGTGCCCAAAGGCGGCGATAAAAAGAAACTGCTCGACCTCTCCGAAAAGAACGTGAACTACTTCAAAGAAGAGCTGCGCCGTAAGAAAATATTACACCTGGAAGGCAAAAGCGATATGGAGAAAAAGCAGGTATTATACCAGCTGCAGGCAGACCTGGAATTACAGGAACTGCCGGTACATATCGAGTGTTTTGATAACTCCAACTTCCAGGGAGCCTACCCGGTATCGGCCTGCGTGGTCTTTAAAGACGGGGTGGCCTCCAAAAAAGATTACCGGCATTTCAATATCAAAACGGTAGAAGGTATTAACGACTTCGCCTCTATGAAAGAAGTAGTATACCGGCGCTATAACCGCCTGCTCGCCGAACAGCAGCCGTTACCACAGCTGGTGATCATCGATGGTGGTAAAGGACAACTGGGCGCTGCCCTGGAAAGCATCCGCGAACTGAACCTCATCGGTAGCATGACCGTAGTAGGCCTGGCCAAAAATGAAGAGGAAATCTTCTACCCCGGCGATAAAGACAGCCTCAAACTTCCCTATAACAGCGAAAGCTTGAAATTGATCCGTCGTATCCGCGATGAAGTGCACCGTTTCGGTATCACCTTCCACCGGCAGAAACGTAGTAAAGGTACTTTCAAAAACGAACTGGAAGGGATCAAAGGGATCGGTGAGCAAACTGCCACTCAACTGCTGAAGACCTTTCGTTCTGTGAGTAAGATCAAGTTACTGACAGAAGACGACCTGTCTAAAGAGATAGGTGCAGCCAAAGCAAAATTGGTATGGAGCTACTTCCATCCACCTGTTGCCGGCCATAGCAATTCGCCTGCGGCTTCGCAGGAAGAAGGAAATGCACCCTCCTGA
- a CDS encoding LVIVD repeat-containing protein, whose amino-acid sequence MKLFFYKSLVVAFVAATLLMLVSCHKDKPQCNRVVSTKLYKPVYMSMEKFRSSIKVEPPHTITTTGKIFLYEHYLLVNEPYKGVHIIDNRVPSAPVPIAFINIMGNVDIAVKDNVLYADSYIDMVTLDISDPTHVSEIGRVKEVFPRNAYVGDLKGYGPEGLVVDVTVKDTVYETSCDGYTNGFFLYSSNDGKVYASSNTPPTAKGGSMARFAIMNNYLYAVDHIALQTFDISNPKAPVTKGTTVIGPAIETIFPYRNNLFIGSQVGMFIFDASNPANPVRKGAFSHARQCDPVVIEGDIAYVTLRGGTNCGGVNNQLDVLDVKDISNPKLIRSYPMTNPHGLGIDNGKLFICEGKAGLRFLTATQPATITTVKLLEGPNTFDVIPHNNVLLVSAEDGIYQYDYSQMASPVLLSKLNLSVKR is encoded by the coding sequence ATGAAACTGTTCTTTTACAAATCCCTGGTCGTGGCCTTTGTAGCAGCCACTCTGCTGATGCTAGTCAGCTGTCATAAAGACAAACCGCAATGTAACCGGGTCGTATCAACCAAACTCTACAAACCAGTGTACATGAGCATGGAAAAGTTCCGAAGCTCCATCAAAGTAGAGCCGCCACATACGATCACTACCACAGGTAAGATTTTCCTGTACGAGCATTATCTCCTGGTAAATGAGCCTTATAAAGGCGTGCATATTATCGACAACCGCGTGCCCAGTGCGCCTGTTCCCATTGCCTTCATTAACATTATGGGCAATGTAGATATCGCGGTGAAAGACAACGTGCTGTACGCAGATAGCTATATCGACATGGTCACCCTGGATATCAGCGATCCTACCCATGTCAGCGAAATAGGCCGCGTCAAGGAGGTGTTTCCCCGTAACGCCTATGTAGGCGATCTGAAAGGATATGGCCCCGAAGGATTAGTGGTAGACGTGACCGTCAAAGACACGGTATATGAAACCTCCTGCGACGGGTATACCAACGGCTTTTTTCTATATAGCTCCAACGACGGAAAAGTGTATGCTTCCTCCAACACGCCACCCACGGCTAAAGGGGGCTCCATGGCACGATTTGCTATTATGAACAACTACCTCTATGCAGTGGATCATATTGCCCTGCAGACCTTCGATATCAGCAACCCGAAAGCACCGGTGACAAAAGGTACTACCGTAATAGGCCCTGCTATTGAAACGATTTTCCCTTATCGTAATAACCTATTCATCGGCTCCCAGGTTGGCATGTTCATCTTCGATGCCAGCAACCCCGCCAATCCGGTGCGTAAAGGGGCCTTTTCACATGCCCGACAATGCGATCCGGTGGTAATAGAAGGCGACATCGCCTATGTGACACTACGGGGTGGTACCAACTGCGGCGGCGTCAATAATCAGCTGGATGTATTGGACGTAAAAGATATCTCCAACCCTAAACTGATCAGAAGTTATCCAATGACCAATCCGCATGGACTGGGTATCGACAATGGTAAACTCTTCATCTGCGAAGGTAAAGCAGGCCTGCGTTTCCTGACAGCGACCCAGCCTGCTACCATTACCACCGTCAAACTGCTGGAAGGCCCCAATACCTTCGACGTTATCCCGCATAACAACGTACTGCTGGTGAGTGCAGAAGATGGCATCTATCAGTACGATTATTCACAGATGGCGTCGCCCGTATTGCTGAGCAAACTGAACCTGAGTGTCAAAAGATAA